From Paenibacillus graminis, a single genomic window includes:
- a CDS encoding glycosyltransferase family 4 protein, producing the protein MHICMIAPEQFPVPGDGSVEICIWAIARKLARRHKVTIVSRKAPGFPDTEEQEQVRIIRLASGTPARYLASVLDYLETEHFDVIQVDNRPLLMSSVKRRHPYTPVVLFLHSLTFVPAELRIARSLARANLIAVNSRSLQRKLARRFPGLGGIIRVVPLGADLSRFSPANLPEKQQMRRLYRLSPVFTVLFVGRIIPRKGVPVLIRATRLLNKRLPAQLIIAGHGKPPYIRQLKAMARRLGVRAVFIGRVAHEDIHGLYHAADVFVCPSQRHESFGLVNVEAMASGLPVIASNNGGIREIIVPGHNGYLVQRYREALPFAKALLQLGREPQLAARIGLQGRRDALQNFGWQHTAAALEELYRFLLLN; encoded by the coding sequence ATGCATATCTGCATGATTGCACCGGAACAGTTTCCGGTGCCGGGAGACGGCTCTGTGGAAATCTGCATCTGGGCGATTGCCAGAAAACTGGCCCGGCGGCATAAAGTAACTATCGTGAGCAGAAAGGCTCCCGGATTTCCTGACACCGAAGAACAAGAGCAGGTACGTATCATCCGCCTGGCCTCAGGTACGCCTGCACGTTATCTTGCATCCGTTCTGGACTATCTTGAAACAGAGCATTTCGATGTCATTCAAGTCGATAACCGGCCGCTCCTGATGTCTTCCGTCAAGCGCCGGCATCCATATACGCCGGTTGTCCTGTTCCTTCATTCCCTGACTTTTGTTCCTGCTGAATTGAGAATTGCACGCAGCCTGGCGAGAGCCAATCTTATCGCTGTCAACAGCCGCTCCCTGCAGCGCAAGCTTGCCCGCCGCTTTCCCGGCCTGGGCGGAATCATCCGTGTCGTGCCGCTCGGCGCCGATTTAAGCCGGTTCTCTCCGGCAAACCTGCCGGAGAAGCAGCAGATGCGCCGGCTGTACCGCCTGTCTCCGGTATTCACTGTGCTATTCGTCGGCCGGATCATTCCGCGCAAAGGCGTTCCTGTGCTGATTAGAGCTACGCGCCTGCTTAATAAACGCCTGCCGGCCCAGTTGATTATCGCCGGACACGGCAAGCCGCCGTACATCCGGCAGCTTAAGGCCATGGCCCGGCGCCTGGGAGTCCGGGCTGTTTTTATCGGCAGGGTTGCCCATGAAGATATTCACGGTCTGTACCATGCCGCCGACGTTTTTGTCTGCCCGTCCCAGCGGCATGAATCCTTCGGGCTGGTCAATGTGGAGGCCATGGCCTCCGGACTTCCTGTCATTGCCTCGAACAACGGCGGCATCCGGGAGATTATTGTACCGGGCCATAATGGATATCTGGTGCAGCGGTACCGCGAAGCGCTACCGTTCGCCAAAGCCCTGCTGCAGCTCGGCCGCGAGCCGCAGCTTGCAGCCAGAATCGGACTGCAGGGACGGAGGGACGCGCTTCAGAATTTTGGGTGGCAGCATACGGCAGCGGCACTGGAAGAGCTGTACCGTTTTCTTTTGCTGAATTAG
- a CDS encoding PAS domain S-box protein yields MDENNRELLDYAFLMSPLGVGVLSQEGKWLKVNPAFCHMIGCSEQEFLAGGLLHNTVAQQEESRQMDMNLLISELASSAEDSLVKEKKFLTRSGRTVWLLLTFVRAAEGQAFSHIIVYAQDITDRKIADQLTVDSRDLYDLFIKDDQTMISFTLPDGTLSFISPSSKLQIGFAPEEMIGRNRLEFYHPDDVEGVDQSQGLLENKTYTRRLRHKDGHYLWFETSFHVIHDENNEIARIMGIGRNVTSRKQNEEALATAQRVAKIGSWVWDLSKDRLVFSEELQRMLHYSTGTEVEYETFLSLVHPDDLELLKAGVEQVVKKGESGESSYRLVLPDAALLTVHIQWDVTRGPSGKPVQLIGMMQDITERRQMEQQLRESEQRYKSLFEYNPSAVYSMNLNGDYLTANANLEELTGYALDELIGMYFGPIVHEKDMEKTLHHFKLASQGEPQSYDLTLIHKDGHLVEINTLNIPIIVDKQVVGVYGISRDITERIRYTEQIEKLSNEYTLILYAVSEGIFGLDTEGRITFINPAGAYMLGFEQDEIMGRSYLNHIGQTASDAVHYRTEASPLIRVIQAGESQRSTDAVLWRKDGSSFLAEYQATPLFDKGERKGAVVVFRDITDEQEIIRAKESAEKADKAKSEFLAVMSHELRTPMNGIIGMTDLLAETELDEEQRGYAEIISQSSASLLYILNEILDFSKIEAGKMTLMHEPVSVESVMAIVTELFSPKAKEKNVRLSSRIAEDVPELIMGDADRLRQVLVNLVSNAVKFTEEGQISIGVETEFCPNAKKLSLKFSVQDTGIGIPSEKQPLLFQTFSQLHPSINRKYGGTGLGLAICKRLVELMGGAIGVESVEGKGSNFCFTLPIVSGGEWEENEAEDHEPREDLNAPDSGVNIDAYAGRNHLQQVGSSGLLPAGGLPPGLPEAKYGPLRILVAEDHPVNQKLILTMLEKRGYRADLAENGQQALQAILRQPYDLVFMDVQMPVMSGLTAASRIREQAPLNHQPLIVAVTAYARPEDRERCLAAGMEDFVSKPFLSSDIERILRKRAGKIPL; encoded by the coding sequence TTGGATGAGAATAACAGGGAGCTTTTGGATTATGCATTCCTGATGTCTCCGCTTGGAGTGGGGGTACTGTCTCAAGAGGGCAAGTGGCTGAAGGTCAATCCCGCTTTTTGCCATATGATCGGCTGCAGTGAACAGGAGTTTCTGGCCGGTGGCTTACTGCACAACACTGTTGCCCAGCAGGAGGAGAGCCGGCAAATGGATATGAATCTTCTTATCAGCGAGCTTGCCTCTTCAGCGGAGGATTCTCTGGTCAAAGAGAAGAAATTTCTAACCCGCTCCGGCCGCACGGTGTGGCTTCTGCTTACGTTCGTAAGGGCTGCGGAAGGGCAAGCTTTTTCGCATATTATTGTATACGCCCAGGATATTACCGACCGCAAAATCGCCGATCAGCTGACTGTGGACAGCCGTGATCTGTATGATTTATTTATAAAAGATGACCAGACGATGATTTCGTTCACCCTGCCCGATGGAACGCTGAGCTTCATCTCACCTTCTTCAAAGCTGCAGATTGGCTTTGCGCCGGAGGAGATGATCGGCAGGAACAGGCTGGAATTCTACCATCCGGATGATGTTGAAGGGGTGGACCAGTCCCAAGGTCTGCTGGAGAACAAAACCTATACCCGCCGGCTGCGCCATAAAGACGGACATTATTTGTGGTTCGAAACTTCCTTTCATGTAATCCATGATGAAAATAATGAAATTGCAAGGATCATGGGTATTGGACGCAATGTGACCAGCCGCAAGCAGAACGAGGAGGCTCTGGCTACCGCTCAGCGTGTGGCGAAGATTGGGTCATGGGTCTGGGATTTGTCCAAAGACCGGCTGGTGTTTTCTGAAGAACTGCAGCGTATGCTGCACTATAGCACAGGGACGGAGGTAGAGTACGAAACCTTTTTGTCTTTGGTTCATCCGGACGATCTGGAGCTGCTGAAAGCGGGTGTTGAGCAGGTTGTGAAAAAGGGGGAATCCGGTGAATCCTCCTACCGGCTGGTTCTTCCTGACGCTGCGCTGCTTACGGTACATATTCAGTGGGATGTCACGCGCGGCCCTAGCGGCAAGCCGGTGCAGCTTATCGGCATGATGCAGGATATTACCGAGCGGCGTCAGATGGAGCAGCAGCTTAGAGAAAGCGAGCAGCGCTACAAGTCCCTTTTCGAGTATAATCCGTCGGCGGTCTACTCCATGAATCTGAACGGGGATTATTTGACGGCCAATGCTAATCTTGAGGAACTGACAGGGTATGCTCTTGATGAACTGATCGGAATGTATTTTGGACCCATTGTGCATGAGAAGGACATGGAGAAGACCCTGCATCATTTCAAACTGGCCAGCCAGGGAGAACCGCAGAGCTATGATCTGACCCTGATCCATAAAGATGGCCATCTGGTCGAAATCAATACCCTTAACATTCCAATCATCGTAGACAAGCAAGTAGTAGGGGTGTATGGGATTTCCCGCGACATCACAGAGCGCATCAGGTATACCGAGCAAATCGAGAAGCTGAGCAATGAATACACGCTGATTCTGTATGCGGTGTCTGAAGGCATATTCGGATTGGATACCGAGGGAAGAATCACATTCATCAATCCGGCTGGTGCATATATGCTGGGTTTCGAGCAAGATGAAATTATGGGCCGCTCCTATTTGAACCATATCGGGCAAACGGCGTCTGACGCTGTTCATTACCGGACGGAGGCTTCCCCTCTGATCCGGGTTATTCAGGCCGGAGAGTCCCAGCGGAGCACGGATGCGGTGTTGTGGCGCAAAGACGGGTCGAGTTTTCTTGCTGAATATCAAGCAACACCTCTGTTTGACAAAGGAGAGCGCAAGGGTGCGGTTGTGGTATTCCGGGATATTACGGACGAACAGGAAATTATCCGTGCCAAGGAGTCTGCCGAGAAGGCGGACAAGGCCAAATCAGAGTTCCTGGCGGTGATGAGCCACGAATTGCGGACTCCGATGAACGGGATTATTGGCATGACGGATTTGCTGGCCGAAACGGAGCTTGATGAGGAGCAGCGCGGTTACGCGGAGATCATCAGCCAGAGCAGCGCTTCCCTGCTGTATATTCTCAATGAAATTCTTGATTTCAGCAAAATCGAAGCCGGTAAAATGACCCTTATGCATGAGCCGGTCAGTGTGGAGTCCGTGATGGCTATTGTAACCGAGCTGTTCTCACCCAAAGCCAAGGAAAAAAATGTCCGGCTGTCCAGCCGCATAGCGGAAGATGTACCTGAGCTGATTATGGGCGACGCGGACCGTTTGCGTCAGGTACTCGTTAATTTGGTAAGCAATGCAGTCAAGTTTACCGAGGAAGGACAGATCTCTATTGGCGTAGAAACGGAATTTTGCCCGAATGCAAAGAAGCTTAGCCTGAAGTTTAGCGTGCAGGATACCGGAATCGGTATTCCATCCGAAAAGCAGCCGCTGCTCTTTCAAACCTTCTCCCAGCTGCATCCGTCCATTAACCGCAAATATGGGGGGACAGGCCTGGGACTTGCGATCTGCAAACGCCTCGTCGAGCTTATGGGCGGTGCGATTGGGGTGGAGAGCGTAGAAGGAAAAGGATCAAATTTCTGCTTTACGCTTCCCATCGTCTCCGGTGGGGAATGGGAAGAGAATGAGGCGGAGGATCATGAGCCGCGAGAAGATTTAAATGCGCCGGATAGCGGTGTAAATATTGATGCCTATGCGGGCCGGAATCACTTGCAACAGGTGGGGAGCAGTGGTTTATTGCCTGCCGGAGGGCTCCCCCCCGGACTGCCTGAAGCGAAGTATGGGCCCCTGCGGATTCTAGTGGCGGAGGACCATCCCGTCAATCAGAAGCTTATACTGACGATGCTGGAGAAGCGGGGGTATAGAGCTGATCTTGCCGAGAATGGCCAGCAGGCGCTGCAGGCCATTCTCAGGCAGCCGTATGATCTGGTGTTCATGGATGTGCAAATGCCGGTGATGAGCGGGCTGACGGCGGCTTCAAGAATCAGGGAGCAGGCACCGCTGAATCATCAGCCGTTAATCGTTGCGGTAACCGCTTATGCCAGACCGGAGGATCGGGAACGGTGCCTGGCTGCAGGCATGGAAGACTTTGTGAGCAAGCCGTTTCTCTCCTCCGACATCGAGCGGATACTCCGGAAGCGGGCGGGAAAGATACCGCTATGA
- a CDS encoding C39 family peptidase, translating to MKEKQPEIRLDVEPYTQWEPGVSSPGSACGPATMAALMEYWHTRRGCSLIPGAGYFHSKAAHINYIYSHHGGTPWGMSARGFVKGLQDYLGAALPHENRKPFSVSLFNHMQRYQAEIDAKRPVALKFDRWFSLRWRGRYAYDYHWVLGTGYDMTDKAAGPVLIVQDNGIRHKNGGFTPGRERRIPFLPNQSILTMVALHIDL from the coding sequence ATGAAAGAGAAACAGCCTGAAATCCGGCTGGATGTGGAGCCGTACACACAATGGGAACCGGGCGTATCCTCGCCCGGTTCTGCCTGCGGCCCGGCGACCATGGCGGCCTTAATGGAATATTGGCACACGCGGAGAGGGTGCAGCTTAATTCCTGGAGCAGGTTATTTCCACTCCAAAGCGGCGCATATCAATTATATATACAGTCATCACGGAGGAACTCCGTGGGGGATGAGTGCGCGCGGTTTTGTCAAAGGGCTGCAGGATTACCTCGGAGCTGCTCTTCCGCATGAAAATCGCAAGCCGTTTTCGGTATCCCTTTTTAATCATATGCAGAGGTACCAAGCCGAGATTGACGCGAAACGCCCGGTCGCGTTGAAGTTCGACCGATGGTTCAGCCTCCGCTGGAGGGGGAGGTATGCCTATGATTATCATTGGGTGCTAGGAACCGGCTACGATATGACAGATAAGGCAGCGGGACCCGTGCTGATTGTCCAGGATAATGGCATACGCCATAAAAATGGAGGGTTTACACCTGGCCGGGAACGCCGGATTCCTTTTTTGCCCAATCAGAGCATTCTCACCATGGTAGCTTTGCATATAGACCTCTAA
- the pulA gene encoding type I pullulanase produces the protein MSVQREMEEPIYFGDPAATSGVSVFDQDFDMLFSYDGDDLGLAYTPACSAFCLWAPTAQEAEVVLYDSWQQTAGRRLPMTREVRGTWRLTVSGDLEGKLYTYRVRIGEQWNEAADPYARAVGVNGDRAAIIDLRKTDPERWAEDKLPSDTPPLAHPVDAVIYELHLRDLSIHPASGIAHKGQYLGLAESGTRGPGGILTGLDHIADLGVTHIQLLPIYDYSTESVDETKLDQPHFNWGYDPKNFNAPEGSYATDPYLPGLRITELKTMIQALHDRGLRVIMDVVYNHVYDGYRVNFTKLVPGYYLRYKRDGSLSNGSGCGNDTASERMMMSRFIVDSVLYWAKEYHLDGFRFDLMGLIDIDTMAEVRRRLDEIDPSIMTIGEGWIMETELAMERLANQSNADALPGIGQFNDGYRDAVKGNIFLPDDPGFIGGRSGLEQAVKTGITGGVVYGQTIGQFADEPQQCVNYMECHDNHTLWDKIVLSSPEASNEQHRAMHRLASAMILTSQGIPFLHAGQEFLRTKEGVENSFRSPVEINWLDWERCAAYADDVAYMKKLIALRRAHPAFRLRSAEEIRTKLFFEKAPAGAIAYTLREHAGGDEAQYLYVVYNTNPKGSTLALPPLGGWEPLLGEELAELQTNGRLTVKGIGTVILAVQA, from the coding sequence ATGTCAGTACAAAGGGAAATGGAAGAACCTATCTACTTTGGGGATCCTGCGGCTACCAGCGGGGTTTCCGTATTCGACCAGGATTTTGACATGCTGTTCAGCTATGACGGAGATGACCTTGGCCTCGCTTATACACCGGCCTGCTCAGCATTTTGCCTATGGGCTCCTACCGCCCAGGAGGCGGAGGTTGTGCTGTATGACTCCTGGCAGCAGACGGCCGGCCGCCGCCTGCCTATGACCCGCGAGGTGCGGGGGACCTGGAGACTGACGGTTTCCGGTGATCTGGAGGGCAAGCTGTATACCTACCGTGTGCGTATCGGGGAGCAGTGGAATGAGGCGGCGGACCCTTATGCCCGGGCTGTCGGTGTAAATGGGGATAGAGCGGCGATTATTGATCTGCGCAAAACGGACCCGGAGCGGTGGGCTGAGGATAAGCTGCCTTCAGATACACCGCCTTTGGCTCATCCAGTGGACGCGGTTATTTATGAGCTTCATCTGCGGGATTTGTCCATTCATCCGGCCAGCGGGATTGCCCACAAAGGACAATATCTGGGTCTCGCCGAAAGCGGAACGCGGGGTCCGGGGGGGATCCTGACCGGACTGGATCATATCGCTGATCTTGGGGTAACACATATTCAGCTGCTGCCTATCTACGACTATTCCACAGAGAGTGTGGATGAGACCAAGCTGGATCAGCCGCACTTTAACTGGGGTTATGATCCGAAGAATTTCAACGCGCCGGAGGGCTCCTATGCAACAGACCCCTATCTGCCGGGGCTGCGCATCACCGAGCTCAAAACCATGATTCAGGCGCTCCATGACCGGGGTCTTCGCGTTATCATGGATGTGGTCTACAACCATGTCTATGACGGGTACCGTGTGAATTTCACTAAGCTCGTTCCCGGCTATTATCTGCGCTATAAGCGGGATGGCAGTCTCTCCAACGGCTCGGGCTGCGGCAACGATACGGCGTCTGAGCGTATGATGATGTCCCGTTTTATTGTGGATTCGGTGCTTTACTGGGCCAAGGAATATCATTTGGACGGTTTCCGTTTTGATCTGATGGGCCTGATTGATATTGATACTATGGCGGAAGTCCGCAGACGTCTGGACGAAATCGACCCTTCGATCATGACTATCGGCGAGGGGTGGATCATGGAGACCGAGCTTGCTATGGAACGGCTGGCTAATCAGAGCAATGCGGATGCGCTGCCGGGGATCGGACAATTCAATGATGGTTACCGGGATGCAGTGAAGGGCAACATTTTCCTGCCGGATGACCCAGGCTTTATCGGCGGCAGATCGGGACTGGAGCAGGCAGTCAAGACAGGGATTACCGGAGGAGTGGTGTACGGGCAGACAATCGGCCAATTTGCCGATGAACCCCAGCAATGCGTGAACTATATGGAGTGCCACGACAACCATACTCTGTGGGATAAAATCGTCTTGTCCTCCCCTGAAGCCAGCAACGAACAGCACCGGGCGATGCACCGTCTGGCTTCCGCCATGATCCTGACGAGCCAGGGAATTCCATTCCTTCACGCCGGGCAGGAATTTCTGCGCACCAAAGAAGGTGTGGAAAACAGCTTCAGGTCACCGGTCGAGATCAATTGGCTGGACTGGGAGCGCTGTGCAGCGTATGCGGACGATGTTGCTTATATGAAGAAGCTCATCGCGCTGCGCCGGGCACATCCTGCCTTTCGACTGCGCAGTGCAGAAGAAATCCGCACGAAGCTGTTTTTTGAGAAGGCGCCGGCGGGTGCTATAGCCTATACCCTGCGGGAGCATGCCGGTGGCGATGAGGCGCAGTATCTGTACGTTGTCTACAATACCAATCCTAAGGGATCAACGCTTGCGCTGCCGCCGCTGGGAGGCTGGGAGCCGCTGCTGGGCGAAGAACTGGCGGAGCTCCAGACAAACGGGCGGCTGACTGTTAAGGGTATAGGAACGGTTATATTGGCTGTTCAGGCTTAG
- a CDS encoding PadR family transcriptional regulator → MISSDVIRGYNDTFILYLLLDGESYGYEIAKNIRKLSDEKYIMKETTLYSAFTRLEKNGYICSFYKDETQGKRRTYYRITPEGLAYYHEKCAEWLITQEVVNKFIKEL, encoded by the coding sequence TTGATCAGCAGCGATGTGATCCGCGGATACAACGATACATTTATTTTATACCTGCTATTGGACGGAGAATCCTATGGTTACGAGATCGCCAAGAATATCAGGAAGCTGTCGGATGAGAAATATATTATGAAGGAAACCACCCTTTATTCAGCGTTTACCCGGCTGGAGAAGAATGGGTACATCTGCTCTTTTTATAAGGATGAGACACAAGGAAAGCGTCGTACCTACTACCGCATCACTCCGGAGGGGCTGGCCTATTACCATGAGAAATGTGCCGAGTGGCTGATTACCCAGGAAGTTGTAAATAAATTCATTAAGGAGCTGTGA
- a CDS encoding permease prefix domain 1-containing protein, translating to MDTIIGYLNNMFAALPKTAQIEGVKQDLLASMEEKYRELKEEGKTENEAVGIVISEFGNIDELMEELDIAVEGEEGILPVLAPEDTWDYMVAKKKAGFMTGIGVMLCLIGPALLILLHVLAETGFLQGILSEDAAGILGVVALLILVALAVGLFIFSGMMLENYKYLHKGFNLPHHLRSEIQQRSSAYASTYTLSLVMGVCLCVLSPVPVIAESLINNDSSGYGVVLLLSLIAVAVFLFIYYGNIKESFSFLLKEGEYTREK from the coding sequence ATGGACACCATCATCGGTTATTTGAACAATATGTTTGCCGCTCTGCCTAAGACCGCGCAGATAGAGGGGGTCAAGCAGGACTTGCTGGCGAGCATGGAAGAGAAGTATCGTGAGCTGAAAGAAGAAGGCAAAACCGAAAATGAGGCCGTTGGCATCGTGATCTCCGAGTTCGGCAACATTGATGAACTGATGGAAGAGCTGGATATTGCGGTTGAAGGCGAGGAAGGCATTCTTCCTGTGCTGGCGCCGGAGGATACATGGGACTACATGGTTGCCAAGAAGAAAGCGGGGTTCATGACAGGAATTGGTGTGATGCTGTGCCTCATAGGACCTGCGCTGCTGATTCTGCTTCATGTCCTGGCTGAGACCGGTTTTCTACAAGGAATCCTCTCAGAAGATGCTGCAGGAATCTTAGGTGTGGTTGCTTTGCTTATACTGGTGGCCTTGGCGGTGGGGCTATTCATATTCAGCGGCATGATGCTGGAGAATTATAAGTATTTGCACAAAGGCTTTAACCTGCCGCATCATTTACGGTCCGAGATCCAGCAGCGCAGCAGTGCATATGCCTCGACGTATACTTTGTCCCTGGTGATGGGCGTATGCCTGTGTGTATTAAGTCCCGTTCCGGTCATTGCGGAGTCCCTCATCAATAACGATTCTTCCGGTTATGGCGTGGTGCTTTTGCTCTCACTGATTGCTGTGGCTGTTTTTCTGTTCATTTACTACGGGAACATCAAGGAGAGCTTCAGCTTTCTGCTTAAGGAGGGGGAGTATACCCGGGAAAAGTAA
- a CDS encoding glutamate synthase subunit beta has product MGKATGFLEYQRQTPAECEPLERIKNWNEFAQPMDEEKLREQGARCMDCGTPFCHVGRMLSGMASGCPLHNLIPEWNDMVYRGNWEVALKRLHKTNNFPEFTGRVCPAPCEGACTVGMNGKPVTIKSIEKAIVDRGFEEGWIVPQPPLTRTGKKVAIVGSGPAGLACAAQLNKAGHSVTVYERADRIGGLLTYGIPNMKLDKKTVQRRVDLLAAEGITFVTRTEIGRDIAASQLKEEHDAVVLCGGSTQARDLALEGRGLRGIHQAMEFLTLNTKSLLDSSLADGEYISAAGKDVVVIGGGDTGTDCVATSIRHGCRSVIQLEIMPQSPLTRQAGNPWPEWPKVLKVDYGQQEAASLYHEDPRRYLVNTKRFVGDDGGHVQELHTVRIEWSRNEQGRMVPVEVPGSEEVIKAQLVLLALGFTGPEETVLGQLGVERDERSNAKAEFGTQATNVEGVFAAGDIRRGQSLVVWAINEGRQAAREVDRFLTGSSNLP; this is encoded by the coding sequence ATGGGTAAAGCAACAGGATTTCTCGAATATCAGCGGCAGACTCCTGCGGAGTGCGAGCCTTTGGAACGGATCAAGAACTGGAATGAATTTGCACAGCCGATGGATGAGGAGAAGCTGCGGGAGCAGGGCGCGCGCTGCATGGATTGCGGTACGCCGTTCTGCCATGTGGGGCGAATGCTATCGGGGATGGCTTCCGGCTGTCCGCTGCATAATCTTATTCCGGAATGGAATGATATGGTTTACCGCGGCAACTGGGAGGTAGCCCTGAAGCGGCTGCACAAGACGAATAACTTTCCGGAGTTTACCGGACGTGTCTGCCCTGCGCCCTGCGAGGGTGCATGCACCGTGGGCATGAACGGCAAGCCGGTCACCATCAAATCCATTGAGAAAGCCATAGTCGATAGAGGTTTTGAGGAAGGGTGGATCGTTCCCCAGCCGCCGCTCACCCGTACGGGCAAAAAGGTCGCCATCGTCGGCTCCGGCCCGGCAGGCCTTGCTTGTGCCGCACAGCTGAACAAGGCGGGACACAGTGTCACTGTATATGAACGTGCGGACCGCATCGGCGGCCTGCTGACTTACGGAATCCCGAACATGAAGCTCGACAAAAAGACTGTACAGCGCCGCGTGGATCTGCTGGCGGCAGAAGGCATTACCTTTGTTACCCGTACCGAGATCGGCAGAGATATTGCCGCATCGCAGCTGAAGGAGGAACATGATGCAGTGGTGCTCTGCGGCGGTTCCACGCAGGCGCGTGATCTGGCACTGGAAGGGCGCGGGCTGCGGGGCATTCATCAGGCGATGGAGTTCCTGACACTGAATACGAAGAGTCTGCTCGACTCCAGTCTCGCAGACGGCGAGTACATCTCGGCGGCCGGCAAAGATGTGGTCGTCATTGGCGGCGGGGATACAGGCACGGACTGTGTGGCGACTTCCATCCGCCACGGCTGCCGCAGTGTGATCCAGCTGGAGATTATGCCGCAGTCTCCGCTTACCCGCCAGGCGGGCAACCCTTGGCCGGAATGGCCGAAGGTGCTGAAGGTCGATTATGGCCAGCAGGAAGCGGCTTCGCTGTATCACGAAGATCCGCGCCGGTATCTGGTGAACACGAAGCGTTTTGTCGGCGACGACGGCGGACATGTGCAGGAGCTGCATACTGTGCGTATTGAATGGAGCCGGAATGAGCAGGGCCGGATGGTGCCGGTTGAGGTTCCGGGCAGTGAAGAAGTCATCAAGGCGCAGCTTGTGCTGCTCGCCCTGGGATTCACCGGACCGGAAGAGACTGTGCTCGGCCAGCTTGGAGTAGAGCGTGATGAGCGCTCCAACGCCAAAGCAGAGTTTGGAACACAGGCAACTAATGTGGAAGGCGTATTTGCCGCAGGGGATATACGGCGCGGCCAGAGCCTTGTGGTGTGGGCGATTAATGAAGGGCGGCAGGCAGCACGGGAAGTGGACCGGTTCCTCACGGGTTCCTCGAATCTGCCTTAA
- the yfcE gene encoding phosphodiesterase: MKLMFISDIHGSLHWLEQALAKAEEEQPHTLVVLGDFLYHGPRNPLPDGYDPQGVAAKLNAYGKSLVAVRGNCDAEVDQMLLQFPMMGDYVLILHEGRKIYATHGHGFSIDNLPPLAPGDVFIQGHTHLPVAEVREGITVLNPGSISLPKENNPNSYAILENGEFIIKDFAGKIVKQIQL; this comes from the coding sequence ATGAAACTGATGTTCATTTCGGATATTCACGGATCGCTGCATTGGCTGGAGCAGGCTTTGGCGAAGGCGGAGGAGGAGCAGCCGCATACGCTTGTTGTGCTGGGCGACTTCCTGTACCACGGGCCAAGGAATCCTCTGCCGGATGGCTATGATCCACAGGGAGTCGCCGCTAAGCTGAATGCCTATGGCAAATCGCTGGTGGCCGTGCGCGGCAACTGTGACGCCGAGGTCGACCAGATGCTGCTGCAGTTCCCGATGATGGGTGACTATGTGCTGATCCTTCATGAAGGCCGGAAGATCTACGCTACCCACGGGCATGGCTTCAGCATCGACAATCTGCCCCCGCTTGCGCCGGGTGATGTTTTTATTCAGGGGCATACCCACCTCCCGGTAGCTGAGGTCAGAGAAGGCATCACGGTACTGAATCCCGGCTCAATCTCGCTGCCAAAAGAGAACAATCCCAACTCCTACGCGATCCTGGAGAATGGGGAATTTATTATCAAGGATTTTGCCGGAAAGATAGTGAAGCAGATCCAGCTGTAA